In Gopherus flavomarginatus isolate rGopFla2 chromosome 1, rGopFla2.mat.asm, whole genome shotgun sequence, a single genomic region encodes these proteins:
- the PIGA gene encoding phosphatidylinositol N-acetylglucosaminyltransferase subunit A isoform X1, producing MDCRRIGGHGHTLSPTSSINCIKALATGIRAHSICMVSDFFYPNMGGVESHIYQLSQCLIERGHKVIIVTHAYGNRKGIRYLASGLKVYYLPLKVMYNQSTATTLFHSLPLLRYIFVRERVTIVHSHSSFSSMAHDALFHAKTMGLQTVFTDHSLFGFADVSSVLTNKLLTVSLCDTNHIICVSYTSKENTVLRAALNPEIVSVIPNAVDPTDFTPDPSRRDDSMITVVVVSRLVYRKGIDLLSGIIPELCQKYPDLHFLVGGEGPKRIVLEEVRERYQLHDRVRLLGALEHQDVRNVLVQGHIFLNTSLTEAFCMAIVEAASCGLQVVSTRVGGIPEVLPENLIILCEPSMKSLCDGLEKAVAQIRSGTLPTPETIHNKVKTFYTWRNVAKRTEKVYNRVADEVVLPMDKRLDRLISHCGSVTGCIFALFAVLSFLFLVFLRWMTPDSLIDVAVDATGPSGAWTQQYFSSKKESEKEEISNC from the exons ATGGATTGCAGAAGAATAGGAGGCCATGGACACACACTCTCTCCAACTTCCTCTATTAActgcataaaagccctagcaACTGGAATTCGAGCACATAGTATATGCAtggtatctgattttttttatccaaATATGGGAGGAGTGGAAAGTCACATCTACCAGCTGTCACAGTGCCTGATTGAAAGAGGGCACAAAGTTATAATTGTCACCCATGCTTATGGAAACCGAAAAGGCATTCGTTACCTCGCCAGTGGTCTGAAAGTTTATTATTTACCTTTGAAGGTCATGTACAATCAGTCTACAGCAACAACGCTCTTCCATAGTCTGCCTCTACTCAGGTACATATTTGTGCGGGAGAGAGTCACCATAGTCCATTCCCATAGTTCGTTTTCTTCCATGGCTCATGATGCACTCTTCCATGCCAAGACAATGGGACTACAGACAGTTTTTACAGACCATTCTCTCTTTGGATTTGCTGATGTCAGTTCGGTGCTTACAAACAAACTTCTAACTGTGTCACTGTGTGATACAAACCACATCATTTGTGTCTCGTACACTAGCAAGGAAAACACTGTACTACGAGCCGCACTGAATCCTGAGATCGTATCTGTCATCCCTAATGCTGTTGATCCCACCGACTTCACTCCAGACCCAAGTAGGAGGGATGATAGTATGATAACAGTAGTTGTTGTCAGCAGGCTTGTTTACAGAAAAG GTATAGATTTGCTTAGTGGTATAATTCCTGAACTTTGTCAGAAATATCCAGATTTACATTTCttagttggaggagaaggaccaaAGCGAATAGTTTTGGAAGAGGTACGGGAAAGATACCAACTACATGACAG AGTGCGTCTTTTAGGGGCTTTGGAACACCAGGATGTTAGAAACGTGTTGGTCCAGGGACACATTTTTCTCAATACTTCTCTCACTGAAGCCTTCTGTATGGCAATTGTGGAAGCAGCCAGTTGtggtttacag GTTGTGAGTACAAGAGTTGGTGGAATCCCTGAGGTGCTACCGGAAAATCTTATCATTTTATGTGAGCCCTCAATGAAATCTTTGTGTGATGGTCTGGAAAAAGCTGTTGCCCAGATCAGGTCAGGAACACTACCAACCCCAGAAACTATCCATAACAAAGTAAAGACATTCTATACATGGAGGAATGTTGCAAAGAGAACTGAAAAA GTGTATAACAGAGTTGCAGATGAAGTGGTATTACCAATGGACAAGCGGCTTGACAGACTGATATCTCACTGTGGCTCAGTGACTGGGTGTATTTTTGCTCTTTTTGCTGTATTAAGCTTCCTTTTCCTGGTGTTTCTGAGATGGATGACTCCAGATTCCCTTATTGATGTTGCAGTAGATGCCACAGGTCCTAGTGGAGCATGGACTCAACAGTATTTTTCTAGTAAAAAAGAAAGTGAGAAAGAAGAGATTTCAAACTGTTAA
- the PIGA gene encoding phosphatidylinositol N-acetylglucosaminyltransferase subunit A isoform X2 yields the protein MEGVNKEYKPVILRLRLASCIDLLSGIIPELCQKYPDLHFLVGGEGPKRIVLEEVRERYQLHDRVRLLGALEHQDVRNVLVQGHIFLNTSLTEAFCMAIVEAASCGLQVVSTRVGGIPEVLPENLIILCEPSMKSLCDGLEKAVAQIRSGTLPTPETIHNKVKTFYTWRNVAKRTEKVYNRVADEVVLPMDKRLDRLISHCGSVTGCIFALFAVLSFLFLVFLRWMTPDSLIDVAVDATGPSGAWTQQYFSSKKESEKEEISNC from the exons ATGGAAGGCGTAAACAAAGAATAtaaaccagtgatactcagactgaggctcgcgAGCT GTATAGATTTGCTTAGTGGTATAATTCCTGAACTTTGTCAGAAATATCCAGATTTACATTTCttagttggaggagaaggaccaaAGCGAATAGTTTTGGAAGAGGTACGGGAAAGATACCAACTACATGACAG AGTGCGTCTTTTAGGGGCTTTGGAACACCAGGATGTTAGAAACGTGTTGGTCCAGGGACACATTTTTCTCAATACTTCTCTCACTGAAGCCTTCTGTATGGCAATTGTGGAAGCAGCCAGTTGtggtttacag GTTGTGAGTACAAGAGTTGGTGGAATCCCTGAGGTGCTACCGGAAAATCTTATCATTTTATGTGAGCCCTCAATGAAATCTTTGTGTGATGGTCTGGAAAAAGCTGTTGCCCAGATCAGGTCAGGAACACTACCAACCCCAGAAACTATCCATAACAAAGTAAAGACATTCTATACATGGAGGAATGTTGCAAAGAGAACTGAAAAA GTGTATAACAGAGTTGCAGATGAAGTGGTATTACCAATGGACAAGCGGCTTGACAGACTGATATCTCACTGTGGCTCAGTGACTGGGTGTATTTTTGCTCTTTTTGCTGTATTAAGCTTCCTTTTCCTGGTGTTTCTGAGATGGATGACTCCAGATTCCCTTATTGATGTTGCAGTAGATGCCACAGGTCCTAGTGGAGCATGGACTCAACAGTATTTTTCTAGTAAAAAAGAAAGTGAGAAAGAAGAGATTTCAAACTGTTAA